A single genomic interval of Lathyrus oleraceus cultivar Zhongwan6 chromosome 7, CAAS_Psat_ZW6_1.0, whole genome shotgun sequence harbors:
- the LOC127106946 gene encoding uncharacterized protein LOC127106946, whose protein sequence is MQLFQKHTKAQFLINFILVASSFCGFYVIVSVLILGTSNPKLLVHLQHSSSSQEALKSATATATTTANTTLDDIVFGIAASKSSWTKRKEYVKLWWKTNNTKGCVFLDSLPKDNDDSSSLPPLCLSQDTSRFRYTCSGGLRSAIRVARVVVETVALNHTGVKWYVFGDDDTVFFPENLVKTLSKYDHELWYYIGANSEIYEQNRLFGFGMAFGGAGFAISSSLAKVLAKVFDSCLERYPHLYGSDGRVHSCLAELGVGLTHEPGFHQVDLTGNTFGLLAAHPVTPLVSLHHSDYTDSIFPKMTRTQALQHLFKAVNLDSQRILQQTICYNKKFSWTVSVSWGYAVQIFNDHMFLPEAVNVQETFKQWKNGNVLAKTYMFNTKPFDTDPCERPTIFYLDSVSSSKNGIITSYYKRFLRDCRKERGSPNKVEVIKVVSDKLDLNIKQLLAPRRQCCDILPSSAGDKLEIAVRECKDGELIYMH, encoded by the exons ATGCAGCTATTTCAGAAACACACAAAAGCACAATTTTTGATTAATTTCATATTAGTAGCATCTTCATTTTGTGGCTTTTATGTCATTGTATCAGTCCTAATATTAGGTACTTCAAACCCAAAGCTATTAGTACATTTGCAACATTCTTCATCATCACAAGAGGCGTTGAAATCCGCAACCGCAACTGCAACCACAACCGCGAACACAACTCTAGATGATATAGTATTTGGAATTGCTGCGAGCAAAAGTTCATGGACAAAGAGAAAAGAGTATGTCAAACTATGGTGGAAAACCAACAATACAAAGGGTTGTGTTTTCTTGGATAGTCTACCAAAAGATAATGATGACTCTTCTTCTCTTCCTCCTCTATGTCTCTCTCAAGACACGTCGCGGTTTCGATACACTTGCAGCGGGGGACTTCGATCAGCAATACGAGTCGCACGCGTTGTTGTGGAGACGGTGGCGTTGAATCATACCGGTGTGAAGTGGTATGTGTTTGGAGACGACGACACGGTTTTCTTCCCGGAGAATTTGGTGAAGACTTTGTCAAAATATGATCATGAGCTTTGGTATTATATCGGTGCGAACTCGGAGATTTATGAGCAGAATCGTTTGTTTGGGTTTGGAATGGCTTTTGGTGGTGCTGGTTTTGCTATTAGCTCTTCTCTGGCTAAAGTTTTGGCTAAGGTTTTTGATTCTTGTTTGGAAAGGTATCCTCATCTCTATGGAAGTGATGGTAGGGTTCATTCTTGTTTAGCTGAACTTGGTGTTGGATTGACACATGAGCCAGGTTTTCATCAG GTTGATTTAACTGGAAACACCTTTGGCCTATTAGCTGCACATCCAGTAACTCCTTTAGTATCTCTTCATCACTCAGATTACACTGATTCAATCTTTCCAAAGATGACAAGAACACAAGCTCTACAACATTTATTCAAAGCAGTAAATCTTGATTCTCAAAGAATCCTGCAACAAACAATTTGCTACAACAAAAAGTTTTCATGGACAGTTTCAGTATCATGGGGTTACGCTGTTCAAATATTCAACGATCATATGTTTTTACCAGAAGCTGTCAATGTGCAAGAAACATTCAAACAATGGAAAAATGGAAATGTGTTAGCAAAAACTTATATGTTCAATACAAAACCATTTGACACCGATCCTTGTGAAAGACCCACTATTTTTTATCTTGATAGTGTTTCTTCTAGTAAGAATGGTATCATAACCAGTTATTATAAAAGATTTTTACGTGATTGCCGAAAGGAACGGGGATCACCGAACAAAGTCGAAGTTATCAAAGTGGTTTCTGATAAACTAGACCTTAACATCAAACAG TTGCTGGCTCCAAGAAGGCAATGTTGTGATATATTGCCATCAAGTGCTGGTGACAAACTGGAGATTGCTGTTCGAGAATGCAAAGATGGTGAATTGATTTATATGCACTAA